A single genomic interval of uncultured Sphaerochaeta sp. harbors:
- the folD gene encoding bifunctional methylenetetrahydrofolate dehydrogenase/methenyltetrahydrofolate cyclohydrolase FolD, producing MQILSGKEVAQNVYDTLTEEAKHFLGNYGYAPTLAVVLVGEDPASQSYVAGKKKACLSLGFGHKDYHLPSDTSQGQLLALIHQLNTDSSVHGILVQMPLPEGLDPDQVIQAIAVEKDVDGFHPQSVGNLLIGNPGFVSCTPKGVMEILDYYHIETAGKHAVIVGRSNIVGKPMASLLMQKGRDATVTICHSRTKDLPSITRQADILIAAIGRPHFITSDMVKDGVVVIDVGINRIEDASRKRGYRLVGDVDYEHVSPRCNAITPVPGGVGVMTIAMLMKNTMQAAKQFASKEVK from the coding sequence ATGCAGATACTATCAGGAAAAGAAGTAGCGCAAAACGTTTATGATACACTTACCGAGGAAGCAAAACATTTCTTGGGGAATTATGGGTATGCACCAACTCTTGCAGTTGTTCTGGTAGGAGAAGACCCAGCTAGTCAAAGCTATGTGGCTGGGAAGAAGAAAGCATGTCTCTCTCTTGGTTTTGGCCATAAGGACTATCATCTTCCCTCTGATACTTCCCAGGGGCAGCTCCTTGCACTGATTCATCAATTAAATACAGATTCTTCTGTACATGGGATCTTGGTACAGATGCCGCTCCCTGAGGGGCTCGATCCTGATCAGGTGATTCAGGCCATTGCTGTTGAGAAAGATGTAGATGGCTTCCATCCTCAGAGCGTAGGGAACCTCCTGATAGGCAACCCTGGCTTTGTAAGCTGCACACCGAAGGGAGTAATGGAAATACTTGACTATTACCACATAGAGACCGCAGGCAAGCATGCTGTGATCGTGGGGAGAAGCAATATTGTAGGGAAGCCCATGGCAAGCCTCCTGATGCAGAAGGGAAGAGATGCAACGGTGACCATCTGTCATTCAAGAACGAAAGATCTCCCATCTATCACACGCCAGGCAGATATTCTCATTGCTGCAATTGGGAGACCCCACTTTATTACCTCCGATATGGTAAAAGATGGGGTAGTGGTCATTGATGTAGGAATTAACAGAATTGAGGACGCCAGTCGTAAGCGTGGCTACCGACTGGTAGGTGATGTCGACTATGAACACGTCTCACCACGCTGCAACGCCATTACTCCGGTTCCCGGTGGGGTTGGGGTGATGACCATTGCCATGCTTATGAAAAATACCATGCAAGCTGCAAAGCAGTTTGCAAGCAAGGAAGTGAAATGA
- a CDS encoding toxin-antitoxin system HicB family antitoxin: MKKIEDYLKLPYTYEFKKEDDGTYFISVKELEGCCSVGDTVEEALEMIEDAKETWLSYSLEKGLPIPEPENIDSKSYSGKFIVRVTPTLHKQLSLQAKSNGVSLNYYVSEILAGKSSVIETQTRFIEAIADRYARQEIKALTSGTGKLEINSESVTTQWNSQSNVMDFPTKKRM, from the coding sequence ATGAAGAAAATTGAAGATTATTTGAAATTACCTTATACCTATGAGTTTAAAAAAGAGGACGATGGAACATATTTTATTTCAGTAAAGGAACTCGAAGGTTGCTGTTCTGTAGGGGATACTGTTGAAGAGGCCCTAGAGATGATTGAGGATGCAAAAGAAACGTGGTTATCCTACAGCCTTGAGAAGGGGTTGCCCATACCAGAACCAGAAAATATAGACAGTAAATCTTACAGTGGAAAGTTTATTGTAAGAGTCACCCCTACGTTGCATAAGCAATTATCACTTCAGGCTAAATCTAATGGAGTAAGCTTGAATTATTATGTAAGCGAAATTCTTGCAGGAAAAAGTTCTGTTATTGAAACCCAAACCCGTTTCATCGAGGCTATTGCTGATAGGTATGCAAGACAAGAAATAAAAGCCTTAACATCAGGAACTGGAAAATTGGAGATTAATAGTGAATCTGTCACTACTCAATGGAATTCACAATCCAATGTGATGGATTTCCCTACAAAAAAAAGGATGTAA
- a CDS encoding ATP-binding cassette domain-containing protein, whose protein sequence is MKEEVFRLEQVSLPPFLHDINIQLFKGEVVGLIGVNALGIEELLTIFQKNIPLHYGHVYCQEQLVNDYLSSNRKENNVAVIDRKSMLIDNLSVEENLFILRKGSKQHLIKYKLLSSQMQQLLAPFHLEISNRTLVSDLSSFEKLVIQFVKAKLSRSSLVILKDISTFVSEMDLAKLQPILTNFIHEGMTFLYVCNHHQEAFRFSHRCYLMREGKIIKHLYPDQMNDRVINQYAYEFKESIEEGKRQEQYIQRPISEGYFKINHLSYRNIKDIHLQIEKGETVVLMDSENLILEQLFSLLKGETEPESGSILLEGKRPTISDRSIALVPAKPEQSLIFPQLTVLDNLLFTSDHKVPYLWLTRKRRVALGHDLEEPFGESITETSAEEYSQSYKLRLVYQRLLLQKPTFLCAVQPFASIDMYQRIELISTYDLLKQRGTTILILAVSLSDTLQIADRLLLCKDGMIERQLLRHEFSQYRGFAGSIPQ, encoded by the coding sequence ATGAAAGAGGAAGTATTTCGTCTTGAGCAGGTATCGCTTCCTCCGTTTTTACACGATATAAACATTCAACTCTTTAAAGGAGAGGTAGTTGGCCTAATAGGGGTGAATGCACTTGGTATCGAGGAACTGCTCACCATTTTCCAGAAGAACATCCCACTCCATTACGGACATGTTTACTGCCAAGAGCAATTGGTCAATGATTACCTCTCCAGCAATCGTAAAGAGAATAATGTAGCGGTGATTGATCGTAAGAGTATGCTTATCGATAATCTGAGTGTTGAGGAAAATCTCTTTATCCTCAGAAAAGGAAGTAAGCAACATCTCATCAAGTATAAACTACTTTCCTCACAGATGCAGCAACTGCTGGCACCATTCCACCTTGAAATCAGTAACAGAACTCTAGTGAGTGACCTTTCTTCTTTTGAGAAGCTGGTGATACAATTTGTAAAGGCCAAACTATCCAGAAGTAGCTTAGTCATTCTCAAGGATATTTCTACCTTCGTCAGTGAGATGGATTTGGCAAAGCTGCAACCGATTCTTACCAATTTCATACATGAAGGAATGACATTCCTCTATGTATGTAATCACCACCAAGAAGCTTTTCGTTTCTCACACCGATGTTATCTTATGCGAGAAGGTAAAATTATCAAACACCTATATCCTGATCAGATGAATGACAGGGTGATCAACCAATACGCCTATGAATTCAAGGAATCCATCGAAGAAGGAAAGCGACAGGAACAATATATCCAGAGACCTATCTCAGAAGGCTATTTTAAAATCAACCACCTCTCCTATCGTAACATAAAAGATATACATCTTCAAATCGAAAAAGGCGAAACAGTAGTACTCATGGATAGTGAAAATCTTATTTTGGAACAACTATTTTCATTGTTGAAGGGTGAGACAGAACCTGAATCAGGAAGCATTTTATTGGAAGGGAAAAGACCTACAATCTCCGATCGCTCCATCGCACTGGTTCCAGCAAAACCTGAACAAAGTCTCATTTTTCCCCAACTCACGGTATTGGACAATCTGTTATTCACCAGTGACCATAAGGTGCCGTATCTTTGGTTGACGCGGAAACGTAGAGTTGCACTTGGCCACGATTTGGAAGAACCCTTTGGAGAATCAATAACTGAAACATCTGCAGAGGAGTACTCCCAGTCCTATAAATTAAGATTGGTGTATCAACGATTACTCCTCCAAAAACCTACATTTCTTTGTGCTGTACAGCCATTCGCTTCGATAGATATGTATCAACGAATTGAATTGATTTCCACCTATGACCTATTGAAACAGCGAGGAACTACGATCCTGATCCTCGCAGTCTCACTATCAGATACGCTGCAGATTGCAGACCGTCTGTTACTGTGTAAGGATGGAATGATTGAGCGACAACTGCTGCGTCATGAATTTTCCCAATATCGAGGTTTTGCGGGATCAATTCCTCAATAA
- a CDS encoding response regulator: MKVVVADDERRVCALIVALIDWDGLDLQNVGTAYDGLEAFDVIKREKPDLVITDIRMPGIDGLELISKAKALYPDLQFIIISGHKQFDYAQSAIKYGVGEYLLKPIKKQELNQTLQRMKNRYSEQSSSKALQKQVKEDREYLKSTSFLSFLKNNDPQILSPWITDNTVLSIGIIGIQSPSKDPVVQLLQEKVRTALERDSLNVCLQAYQGDIYLFYSYQSEQHSQVILGAENLVEMLKVQDQIFQDLRCSIAIGLEVTTLDDLPLSLLSAKQALTRRLVEGHHRLFEAEDLEKCTIDPFLQSVAVSFEKCCAQDNLNTDYLTSDMFRTLEKQQVSLYTTVEVLLQSYRQALQFAKEQCAQEDTVENHEQAMLEAESLEALKLSYCKAMHTLLVQYRKAREVLVSKPIRISINYLQKHYKDEMLSLDLVSEQVDLNSSYFSALFKKSMGVGFSDYVLGLRIQEAKRLLVDTNKGIAEIAFEIGYHDPKHFTKLFKKSCQIKPNEYRKLYG, translated from the coding sequence ATGAAAGTTGTTGTCGCGGATGATGAGAGAAGAGTATGTGCCCTTATAGTTGCATTGATTGACTGGGATGGACTAGATCTACAGAACGTTGGGACTGCCTATGATGGATTGGAAGCTTTTGATGTAATCAAGCGAGAGAAGCCTGATCTGGTTATCACTGATATACGTATGCCAGGTATCGATGGCTTGGAATTGATCAGTAAGGCGAAAGCACTATATCCAGATTTGCAATTCATTATTATCAGTGGCCATAAGCAGTTTGACTATGCACAGAGTGCCATCAAATACGGTGTAGGCGAATACCTGCTGAAACCGATCAAGAAGCAGGAGTTGAACCAAACACTGCAAAGGATGAAGAATCGATACAGTGAGCAATCATCATCGAAAGCCTTGCAGAAACAAGTAAAGGAAGATAGAGAGTATTTAAAGAGTACCAGTTTTTTATCATTCTTGAAGAATAATGATCCTCAGATTCTCTCTCCCTGGATTACCGACAACACCGTGCTTAGTATCGGGATAATTGGTATACAGAGTCCATCAAAGGATCCAGTGGTTCAACTGCTTCAAGAAAAAGTGAGAACCGCTTTGGAGAGAGACTCCCTCAATGTCTGTCTCCAAGCATATCAAGGAGATATATACCTATTTTATAGCTATCAGAGTGAACAACATTCTCAGGTAATTTTGGGGGCTGAGAATTTGGTTGAAATGCTCAAGGTTCAGGATCAGATATTTCAAGATTTAAGATGTTCGATAGCTATAGGATTGGAGGTAACAACTCTTGATGATCTTCCTCTATCATTGTTATCAGCAAAACAAGCCTTAACAAGAAGACTGGTAGAAGGACATCATCGCTTGTTTGAAGCCGAAGACTTGGAAAAATGTACCATAGATCCTTTCCTTCAAAGTGTAGCAGTTTCGTTCGAGAAATGTTGTGCTCAAGATAATCTGAATACTGATTATCTCACTTCAGATATGTTTCGTACCTTGGAGAAACAACAGGTTTCCCTCTATACCACAGTGGAAGTGCTTCTTCAGTCCTACCGACAAGCCCTACAGTTTGCCAAAGAACAGTGTGCACAGGAGGATACAGTAGAGAACCATGAACAGGCAATGCTTGAAGCAGAATCTCTGGAAGCGTTAAAACTATCCTACTGTAAGGCAATGCATACACTCCTGGTTCAGTATCGCAAGGCACGAGAAGTACTGGTTAGTAAACCCATAAGAATTTCTATAAACTATCTCCAAAAACATTATAAGGATGAGATGCTCAGTCTGGATCTTGTAAGTGAACAGGTAGATCTCAACAGTTCCTATTTCAGTGCGCTCTTTAAAAAGAGCATGGGTGTCGGTTTTAGTGACTATGTACTTGGCCTTAGAATACAGGAGGCAAAACGTTTACTGGTGGATACAAATAAAGGGATAGCTGAGATAGCATTTGAAATAGGTTATCATGATCCGAAGCACTTTACGAAGTTGTTCAAAAAGAGTTGTCAGATTAAGCCTAATGAATACAGGAAGCTCTATGGCTGA
- a CDS encoding histidine kinase, protein MADTYRYLESRILLIASLFVLHVLLVLAGMFLYLEERIQTPLVLLFSLVSFFFLLAFSYWWIVLPYKRTKHIWQLFATGYTFRSIIDEQTPLAKELVSVNRTLQTVLNNDHLMNASKRQAQFLALQNQINPHFLYNTLEGIRSEALLAGLDSVATMTEALSTFFRYTISNVENLVTLGQELENTKNYFFIQQFRFGTRIKLSIVFDEEEAKDILLYRIPKLTLQPIVENCILHGLECKVGEGHLLIRLERTQSRLIVTVSDDGVGMEPEILEKIQRGLNIRSFDYVKREEKESGIALVNVNNRIKLLFGEQYGLIVTSQKQVGTDVIISLPASKQEKAES, encoded by the coding sequence ATGGCTGATACCTATCGATATCTAGAATCACGTATACTCCTTATTGCCTCTCTCTTTGTATTGCACGTCCTCCTTGTGCTTGCTGGTATGTTTCTCTACCTAGAGGAACGTATCCAGACACCACTGGTTCTTCTTTTCTCACTTGTAAGCTTTTTCTTTCTGCTGGCTTTTAGTTATTGGTGGATAGTGCTGCCATATAAAAGAACAAAACATATCTGGCAGTTGTTTGCTACTGGATACACCTTTCGATCAATAATAGACGAACAAACCCCGTTAGCGAAGGAATTGGTTTCGGTCAATAGAACCTTGCAGACGGTGCTCAATAACGATCACTTAATGAATGCGAGCAAGCGTCAAGCTCAATTCTTGGCGCTCCAGAATCAGATTAATCCTCATTTCCTTTACAACACCCTGGAAGGGATTCGCAGTGAAGCACTGCTTGCTGGGCTAGATTCAGTTGCTACCATGACCGAAGCACTCTCCACATTTTTTCGCTATACCATTAGCAATGTAGAGAACTTGGTGACTCTTGGCCAAGAGCTTGAAAATACCAAGAATTACTTTTTTATCCAACAGTTTCGATTCGGCACCAGAATCAAGTTGAGTATAGTATTTGATGAGGAAGAAGCAAAAGACATCCTCCTGTACCGTATACCTAAACTCACTCTTCAACCTATTGTTGAGAACTGTATCCTCCATGGTCTTGAATGCAAGGTTGGGGAAGGACATCTTCTAATTCGTTTGGAACGTACTCAGTCCAGGCTCATCGTAACCGTAAGTGATGATGGGGTAGGGATGGAGCCTGAGATACTGGAGAAAATCCAGAGAGGGTTGAATATACGCAGTTTTGATTATGTGAAGCGAGAGGAGAAAGAAAGCGGAATCGCATTGGTGAATGTCAACAATAGAATCAAATTATTGTTCGGGGAGCAGTATGGTCTCATTGTAACCAGCCAGAAACAAGTGGGGACAGATGTAATCATCTCATTACCAGCAAGCAAGCAGGAGAAAGCTGAATCATGA
- a CDS encoding type II toxin-antitoxin system HicA family toxin: MSSRLIKLVTKMKTQPNNISYEELTYVLINIGCERRDGKGSHFIFHLPGSNARLTVPKKKPVKACYIRQAVRIFSLEDLLDEEN, encoded by the coding sequence GTGTCATCAAGATTGATCAAACTTGTAACAAAGATGAAAACACAACCAAACAATATTAGCTATGAAGAACTAACCTATGTGCTAATAAATATTGGATGTGAACGACGTGATGGAAAAGGAAGTCATTTTATTTTCCATCTTCCTGGTTCTAATGCACGACTAACTGTTCCCAAAAAAAAGCCTGTTAAGGCATGTTATATAAGACAAGCAGTTAGAATCTTTAGTTTGGAGGACCTTCTAGATGAAGAAAATTGA
- a CDS encoding NAD-dependent protein deacylase, producing MEKQQAFEKKFNTLRAMIRGSRSLVVLTGAGISTLSGIPDFRSSSGIYAKRWNEYRVEEILSIGFFHAHPELFYEWAREFWYTLDSFQPNVVHTSLATLERKGYVRGLFTQNIDMLHKKAGSRKCYELHGSAEHHHCTNCNSYYSYASIAPIVLNGEVPRCTQCGAVIKPDITFYGENLDSLVLAKAYEMFSHSDLTLVLGSSLLVQPAANLPYHSLQNSASLVIVNKQKTGYDRSATLQFTDLQQFGEALEVFAETLEERKSLV from the coding sequence ATGGAAAAACAACAAGCATTCGAGAAAAAATTCAACACACTCAGAGCAATGATCAGGGGAAGCCGTTCCCTGGTCGTGCTTACTGGAGCAGGCATCTCAACGCTCTCCGGAATACCTGACTTTCGTAGCAGCAGTGGAATATATGCAAAACGTTGGAATGAGTATCGAGTTGAAGAGATCTTGAGTATCGGATTTTTCCATGCTCATCCAGAGCTCTTCTACGAATGGGCAAGAGAGTTCTGGTATACATTGGATTCTTTTCAACCGAATGTGGTTCATACCAGTCTTGCTACCTTGGAGAGAAAAGGCTATGTGCGAGGTCTTTTTACACAAAATATTGACATGCTGCATAAAAAGGCAGGAAGCCGAAAGTGTTATGAATTGCATGGAAGTGCTGAACACCACCACTGCACAAACTGCAATAGCTACTACTCCTATGCATCCATTGCCCCTATCGTATTGAACGGGGAAGTACCACGGTGTACGCAGTGTGGGGCTGTGATCAAACCGGATATCACCTTCTACGGAGAGAACCTTGATTCCTTGGTACTAGCCAAGGCATATGAGATGTTCAGCCATAGTGATCTTACACTGGTCCTGGGCTCCTCACTGTTGGTACAACCTGCTGCAAATCTGCCGTATCATTCACTACAGAATAGTGCTTCGCTGGTAATCGTAAACAAGCAAAAAACTGGATACGATCGATCAGCTACTTTACAGTTCACTGACCTACAACAATTCGGTGAAGCACTCGAGGTATTTGCAGAAACACTTGAGGAAAGAAAATCACTGGTTTAA
- the miaB gene encoding tRNA (N6-isopentenyl adenosine(37)-C2)-methylthiotransferase MiaB, with protein MIHTYWLETYGCQMNIAESNALELQLKGAGLVPAASAEQADCAILNTCTVRKSADNRIWGRLGFFGRIKKERPFTLIVTGCMAERLQEDLKDEAPQVDYVIGTNDKQRIVNILTSKDGKMDEHSQSYTFGSSYYQEGEFSSFIPIMNGCNNFCAYCIVPYVRGREVSRPVEDIVKEFAFLDSKGVKEITLLGQNVNSYHFEQDGKIINFPKLLKILAAQKHSVKWIRFESPHPKDFTSELVQVIKEENVIARHLHIPLQSGSTRILSLMNRKYSQEQFLSLIDEIREAVPEITFSTDVMVGFPSETEEEYQETLHVLSHMRCLEAFMYYFNPREGTKAVDMEGQVDEEIRKRRLSELIAFQHAIFAEEKTKRSHEVVEVLVTQVSKHDASQMLGKTEHNEMVVFSGSPEKGSIVTVRLNELKGNTYSGILV; from the coding sequence ATGATTCACACATATTGGCTTGAGACCTACGGTTGCCAGATGAATATTGCCGAGAGCAATGCACTGGAACTGCAGCTCAAAGGAGCCGGATTGGTTCCCGCAGCAAGTGCTGAACAAGCAGATTGCGCTATTTTGAATACCTGTACTGTACGAAAAAGTGCTGATAATCGTATCTGGGGAAGACTTGGTTTCTTTGGTCGGATCAAGAAAGAGCGACCTTTTACCTTGATTGTAACCGGCTGCATGGCAGAACGCCTGCAAGAGGATCTGAAAGATGAAGCCCCACAGGTAGATTATGTGATCGGGACGAACGACAAACAACGTATCGTCAATATTCTCACCAGTAAGGATGGGAAAATGGACGAGCACTCCCAGTCCTATACCTTTGGATCATCTTACTATCAGGAAGGTGAATTCAGCTCCTTTATTCCCATCATGAATGGCTGTAACAATTTTTGTGCTTACTGCATTGTCCCCTACGTACGTGGACGGGAAGTGTCACGACCAGTTGAAGATATTGTGAAGGAATTTGCTTTCCTCGACTCCAAGGGAGTAAAGGAAATAACCCTGCTTGGGCAGAATGTAAATAGTTATCACTTTGAGCAGGATGGGAAAATCATCAACTTCCCCAAACTACTGAAGATCCTGGCTGCTCAAAAGCACTCGGTCAAGTGGATACGTTTTGAAAGCCCGCACCCCAAGGATTTTACCAGCGAACTGGTACAGGTGATCAAGGAAGAGAACGTGATTGCCCGTCACTTGCATATTCCACTGCAGAGTGGATCAACGAGAATTCTCTCCCTCATGAACCGCAAATACTCTCAGGAACAATTCCTTTCACTGATCGACGAGATCAGGGAAGCAGTTCCAGAGATTACGTTTTCCACCGATGTAATGGTGGGCTTTCCCTCCGAAACAGAGGAGGAGTACCAGGAAACACTACATGTTCTCTCTCATATGAGGTGTCTTGAAGCATTCATGTACTACTTTAATCCCAGAGAGGGCACCAAGGCCGTAGACATGGAAGGGCAAGTGGATGAGGAGATAAGGAAGAGACGATTGAGTGAACTCATTGCTTTCCAACATGCAATTTTTGCGGAAGAGAAGACAAAACGCAGTCATGAGGTAGTTGAAGTATTGGTTACCCAGGTTTCCAAGCATGATGCTTCCCAGATGCTCGGGAAAACAGAGCACAATGAAATGGTCGTTTTCTCTGGTTCTCCTGAAAAAGGAAGTATTGTTACAGTTCGCCTGAATGAATTGAAAGGAAACACCTATAGCGGAATTCTGGTATAA
- a CDS encoding protein-export chaperone SecB, whose translation MILEELLAEMNIDTVTIPEYCYYFDQTKIKSGASLYYNFFIDDKKVSFKQKGKEIDIKIPYIFSASSKETARSKKDREGIFFSLDITYNLSITLENEIMIEKEHMDAFLNGVAPRILHPYFRQSVSESLQKAGLPQLNLPLFENFSEPLDS comes from the coding sequence ATGATACTTGAAGAATTACTTGCAGAAATGAACATCGATACTGTAACGATTCCTGAGTACTGTTATTATTTCGATCAAACCAAGATAAAATCTGGAGCTTCGTTATACTATAATTTTTTTATTGATGACAAGAAGGTCTCTTTCAAACAAAAGGGAAAAGAGATTGATATCAAGATTCCCTATATCTTTTCAGCTTCTTCAAAAGAAACAGCAAGGTCCAAGAAAGATAGAGAAGGAATTTTCTTTAGCCTAGATATTACTTACAATCTATCAATTACATTAGAGAATGAAATTATGATTGAAAAAGAACATATGGATGCCTTCCTAAATGGTGTTGCCCCAAGGATCTTGCATCCCTATTTTAGACAATCTGTATCTGAATCCCTGCAAAAAGCAGGATTGCCACAATTGAATCTTCCTTTATTTGAAAATTTCTCTGAGCCTTTAGATTCTTGA